From the Triticum urartu cultivar G1812 chromosome 4, Tu2.1, whole genome shotgun sequence genome, the window CGTCCAGCAGTCAATCGTGTGCAGAGCACTTTCGATTTAAAATTTTGCTGTCTTTTGTAAACGCACCCTTCAAAAGTCAGAATACAAGTGTGCAAAAACAGTGTCAGTTTGTGCAGAAGACGAACCTTCTCCCTTTCCTCAGGCGATAGGCGGACGTTGCGAGAGCTCATGGCAAGACCATCTGCTTCTCGCACTATTTCTGATCCTAATATCTCTACGGCAAAATCAAGGTCGCGAACCTGAAAACAGCATGAGCATATCTCTGTAACTGAAGCAACTGAAAATACTCTGAGCTAACAGAATTAATGTAACCGAGGGCCCGAAGCATCAAAACAGAAGCAGACATGGTATCCGTCAGAGCATCAATTCTAAGGGttcctttgattcaaaggatttgcataggaattttggaggattagaatccttaggaatttttcctatattgattgtttgattcataggattgaatCCTATAGGATTTTTTCCTAAGGAATTTTTTGTACTACTTTCCATAGGACTTCTAGCATCCagtcaaacctctttgaaagaatcctTCGTTTTTCCTATGATGCAATCAAACAACCTAAACTTCTATAGGATTGAGATGAGCATGACATTTCAATCctatgtttttcctattcccatGTTTTTACAATCCagcgaatcaaagaggccctaagTGGTTACTGAAATGGAGGCAAAACTGCTCCCGAAAAAAACATTTGTATGCACTGCCCAGAAGAATGTACTTATCAGGTTATCAAAACTGTCCATCTAGGGGATCTGTAACTCCCCAAGTAATTGTCAAATTCTGTTACTCACCATTCGGCAGATGAGACGCCATTGCTGATAATCCTTCTTCCCGAACATGGCGACGTCAGGCTCGACGACGTTGAACAGCTTGGCGACGACGGTGGCCACCCCACGGAAGAACACTGGCCGGCTGGCCCCACACAGCCCCTTCTCCAGCCGCTCCACCCGGATCCACGTCTCGTGCCCGTCCCCACCCGCCTCCAGGCAGGAAGAGGCCGCAGCGCCTCCCGGAGCCTCGGCGGGGCGGCCAGATACAGCGGCGCCGCGGTAGTACAGGTCTGGGGGGTTGAAGACGGCGTGGACGGCGCCGGTGGAGGCGAGCTTGCGGAGGTCGCCGGCGAGGTCGGAGGGGTAGGTGGCGAGGTCCTCGCTGGGGGCGAACTGGCTGGGGTTGACGTAGATggagacgacgacggcgacgggGCCGGGCACGGCCGCCGCGGCGGAGACGAGCGAGAGGTGGCCCTCGTGCAGGAAGCCCATGGTGGGCACGAGCACCACCGTCTTGCCCTCGGCGCGTTGGCGCCGCGACCACGCCCGCATCGCCGCCTTGTCCCGGATCACCTCCGGCtcgcccgccaccgccgccatggGATTAGGAGCAGGGCAGTCGTCAGATGAGTCCAAGCGGGGAGCGGAGAAAGAAGTCAAAGTTTCGGAGGCGACGGGGAAGATGACAAGATTGCGGCGGCCTTGTGGGGGAATCGAATCGGGAGGCGAGAGCGAAAGAAGCGTTTTTTATTCAAAAACAAGACAGCGACGGGTCTGGTTTTGGCGAACCGTCACGTTGCTTCCGTTCCGCCGGTCGATGCCAATGCTGCACCTGATCGCCGGGTCTTCCTCGCCTCCGGTTAGGGCTCGAGCGACCGCGGGCGATGGTGGGCCGTCGCCGCCGCAACAGCAGGAGGGAGCAGGCGAGCGCGCCGGAGGCCGGTCTGCTCGAGAGGGAGGCGTCGGAGGGGGGAGAGATCCTGAGGAGGAAAAAGGAGATGATGGAGGCGATGGCGGCCACGGATCTTTCACCGGGCACGAAGCCCGCGACGGAGCCGGCCAGAGCCgggaagaagaaaaggaagaaggTGGTCAAGACGAGGCTACCGCAGGCGCTCATCAAGCAAATGATGGCGAGCCCCTACAGGCCCATGCCCATCCCCGACGACGAGCTGGCCAAGCGTCCCAGGTACTACCGCGAGTTCTACGCCACAGCCATGGATCGAGCCGACAAGGTCGCGGCCTACCAGCGGGCCCTCGTCAACCAGTACGTGGCCAGGGGCTACGCCGAGGACGAAGAGGAGGTCACCGACGACGAGTCGGAGGAGAACTAGCCAGGGCAGCAGCAAGCAAAGGGGGGCATTCAAGATGTTCATCGGCTCGTGCTGAATAATTcctagtactacagtacatgtTATTTACCAATTACCACCCTGATGTTATTATCACACCTTAATTGCTAGTACTAGTTATCCCATTGCTATTTTGGCTGCAAGAAATTGGCATAACCTTGCCTCATTTCGGGGCACCAAATAGCACGAATTCGACAGGAAATTGCAGCAAAAGCATCACTAGAACACACATGATGACTACTACTGTAGTTGTCTATGACAGCAAACAGCACATAATCATCATCATATAGTTCAACAATCCAGATCCACATTTAACTAAAGCATAAAGTGAGTGACTAGTTACATAATAAACTCACCTGGTTCTGTGCTTCGCAGATTATGTAACAACACTTCAGCCCAACGGCAACATCTTCTTTGGGGCCATCTTTTTCACCACATTTCTTTGTAGAGAAACAGCTGCCTGGCTCTGAGATGCTGCAGCTAGTTGCCTGCATATATAAACACTTGTATTTCTTAGGAAGATTAAAAGTAAGATTTAGTAGAGCAGAAAGGTAAAAATTACCTTCTAGTCACAGGCCCTGGGCTGGCTTTCAATGTTGCCGCACTTGCGGTAATgaacagcagcagcagcttctACACATGCAGGTTCGTCTAGCCAATCGACCATCTTTCAGAGATGTCTTCTTGCTCTTCCTTTCTTCCTGTGAACAACAGATCACAAATGTTAGTAAATTTACATACAGGTATAGAACAGTATCTGAAAAAACAGGTTTGAATGCCATTTTTTGAGACCTTCTCATGCCTTATCTCTGAATCAACTGATTGCCAACAAATCCCAGTGAGATCTTCAGCACCTCCACCAAGAGCATTGACAGCACCAAACATGCCTCCCAAATGGACAAGAAGAGGACACTGATGGGTGTATATATCAGCACCAATACATTCTGAAACACAGCTCCAGATTTCCTGGGGTTCAGGAGTTCAGGAGTTTGGTGCACACAGGGCTCTAGGTTGGCATTCCTCTTTTCTGTCAGGAAATTAGAATGTGGTATTTTATCACATTAACCTTCACCGGAGGGACAAGCGTGTCGTCCAGCATCTCATATATCTGTATTGTGTGTCAAAGCATTGTTCGTGGAATAAAATAAGCTTGTTCATCAAAGAGATCGATCACCCTGGAAAAAATTCAAAGAGATTGATCAGCTGGTGCAAGCTTGCAACTGCATCGACAGCTCACACTGTTTCAGTCGGTCGATCCTTCTTCATCATCTGGGGGACAAGCGCGTCGTCCAGCATCTCATATATCTCTGCACACTGTGGATGCCCCTGATCCCTGGAGAAGAACATGTGGGTCCTCGCATCCACCACGATCTGGCTAACCCCGGGCGTCCTCCTCACGTTGCTCCCCTTCATAGCCTTCCACACACCTGCCATCTCCTCCCACCTCCCACCTGACCCAAACACATTGGCCAGAACCTTGTAGTAGCCATCTGAATCTGAACCAGGGGGGCCGTCAGACTTGGCAAGAGCCTCCCCCACTTCCCTTGCTGCATCCACCTCATTATGCATCATGCAGGCCCCCAGCAGCGTCCTCAGGACAGCGTCGTCGCGCATATCCAATGGCATGGCGGCGACGATCTTCATTGCTTCCCTCACATGCCCTGCACGGCCGAGGATGTCAACAAGGCAGGTGTGGTGCTCGATTGTTGGCTCGAGCCCGTAGCGGCGAACTGATGCGAAGATTGCCCGGCCTTTGTCGACAAGACCGGCATGGCTGCAGGCTGACAGCACTGCGGTGAAGGTGGTTGAGCTGGTTTTGTATCCATGTCGCAGCATCTGAGCGAAGGCCTGCAGCGCGTAGGAGGCACGGCCATGGTTGGCGAAGGCTTGCATCATCGATGTCCATGTGATGGCATCCTTCTCTTGTAACATCTTGAAAGCTTGCCAGGCAGAGCGCAGGTCCCCACTCCTTGAGTACATGGTGATCAGAGCGTTTCCTAAGGAGGTATCTGACAGGAGACCTCGTGTGGTAGCGAAACCATGGATTTGCTCAACTTCAACTGTGCTGTTGGATGTAACCAAGACACTGATCAATGTGGTGATGTCAGGAGATACTGCTGACCGGAGCATGAGAAGAAATAAACCAATCACTTCGTCCTTACGCTCGTCCTTGGCATAGCCATGGATCAGGGCATTCCAGCTCACCAGGTTCTTTGCGGGCATCGAATCAAACAATCTCCGAGCCTCGTTCATCTGGCCGTCGTTGGCATAAGCAGTGACCATCGCATTCCATGCCGCAATGTCCTTGTTTCTCGGCATTCTGTCGAAGAACTCTCTCGCCATCGAAACGCGACCGTTCTGCGCTAAGCCAGTGACCATCGTGGTCCAAGAAACCACATTCCTACCCGGCATCCTCTCGAACAGCCGGACCGCCTCGTCCACTTTCCCAGCACGGAGGAAACCGGAGATCATGGCGCTCCAAGAATACGGGTTCCTCTGGGGCATCCTGTCGAACAGCTCCATGGCCTCCTGGAAGTGGCCGTGGTCGGCGTAGGCCTTCACCATGACCGTCCAGGTGACCACGTTCCTCTCCGGCATCTGGTCGAACAGCTCCCTCGCCTCCCTCAGCATCCCGCTGCGCGCGTACCCCTGCGCCATCGCCGTCCAGGAGACGACGTTGCGGGCCGGCATCGCGTCGAACAGCTTGCGCGCCTCGTCGACACGCCCGGCGCGGCAGTACCCGGATACCATGGAGGTCCACGCCGCCACGCTCTTGACCGCCATTCCGTCGAACAGCCTGCGGGCGCGGTCGACGCGGCCGGCCTTGAGGTGCCCGTCGAGCGTGACGGTGTCCGGATGGGGGCCGCGGGCGGACGCGGGCGCCTGCGCGCGCGGGAGGTCGCGGGACCTCAGGTGGAGGCCGATCGTGGCGGCGTAGGCCACGGCGTCCCGGCGCGGCCTTTCGTCGAGCACCGCGCGGACCTGGTCATCGGCGGTGTGGAGGTCGCGGCGGGCGGGGGCTCGTGGATACTGATCGGCGCGGTTTGCGAAGGCGCCATGGAGGCGGGAAAAGACGGCGTGGAGCGAGGGACGGAGGAGCAGCCGCCGGCGCCTCCGGCGAGGAAAGGCGCGGGACATGCTCGGCTCCGCCGTCTGACGGGAGAAaagttttttttgtttgttttttgaATGTTGCGACGGGAGAAAAGTAGGTAGAGTGGCAACGGCTCGATTTCTGCAGTATCTGGCGTCTGAAGTTGTTTCTGAATCTCTGCACGTTTGCCCTCTACACAGAAAAATTCACATGTGTTTTTTTCTTTCTAGGGAAATGCCATCGTGGCGGTTTGTTATATTCATGTGTAAACAGGGTTACATCGTTTGATAAAACATCGGACTGGCAGAGAACCCTTCGTGAGTCCTCCGGCTTACTAGCCAACAAATCTGCCGCCATATTGGCTTCCTAGGACATCCAAGATTCAcatgtttgtgcaacagagggaAAGAAGCTCCGTGCTACACAATATTTGCCTCCTACAGGATACCTGGTATTTCTTCCGTTCGAAAAAGTTTGTCTCAAACTTGTCTTTCAAGTAGATATATCTTGGtactagatacatccatttgagtgacaagcttttccagacggagggagtactcaATTAAGCAGGCGCTTATGTGGACATAAGGAAGCATTGATTTAGTTTCTGGTGGTGTGATACAACACATTCCAAGCCGAGCTTTACGTAGCTGCTCCTTCACAAGTTTTCCCTGAATGAAACCAAATATTAGGAGAGAAAAAATCCAACaaataaattaaaaaaaataaTGCATATAATGCGGCTCTAGAACCTAGCGAGGGTGGCCGTGTGAACTCACGAAGAGCAATGTCTCGCTGTAACATTTTTCAGAATTGCATGTTcagtactactccctccgttcctaaatatttgtctttctagttcctaaatatttgtctttctagagatttcaacaactgactacatacggagcaaaatgagtgaatctatactctaaaatatgtctatataccaTTTGAAATCCCTAAAAaataaatatttaggaacggagggagtagaacaAAGCTTTGCCTAGATTCTGTACAACAGAGGCAGCTTTCAAGGATACAAGATGATTCACATTGAGTGCCTGTGACTTCTTCAGAGGAAAAGAAAAGAGCTCACTAGTCCAGCTCCGCAAACATAATGTTGGGCAGAGCTTCCAAATACCTACTGTACTATTCTGTCCAATCAAGGATGTAAAAAAAAAATCAGCCCAGCAAAAGTATGCAAGCAAACATGCCCCGTAACACATCACTTTCAGTAGAGGAAAATAGCTCGGCTCGTCGGATTTATGCAAGTGAATCACATCGCCGAGTCAAGATGAAGAGAATACAAAAATCCATGCACTGATTTGCTTGATAACATTTCAAATGTTTCTCAGGATCATAGATCCAAAGATTACAGGCTGCCTGCATGAGAAACGAAATGAGACTACAAAATCAAGCTTCGGTTGCCTGCCTCAAACTTCAACAGCAGAAAAAAGTTGGACATTCAGACGGAGCTTCAAAATTCAGACTACAGGTGCGATGAGCAGCACCCCGACCGCGAATCACCGTCGCATGACAGCAGCACGACGGCCGCTGAACCTCCGTCGCGGCCACCAAGTCACCGTCACGTCGGGAGCAGCTGCTGCGGGCGCCGAGTCGCCCATGCTAAGATAAGGGGGTATGTGAACAGAATTTTAAGTGGCTTGCTGGTAATTCCACTTTTGATCTCTGCCGTCCAGTATATCCATCTAATGGGCCACGGTGGAAGCTTTCTGATTTGCCCTGAATTTCAGTTTTCACCGGATACTTTGCCCTTCTTGAATTGCCAAAGCCATTTGCCTGCAAATATAAACACTTGGATTACTTAGGAAGATTAAAAATAAGATTCAATGGAGTAAAATGGTGGCGATTTATATTTTTTTACCTTCTAGTCACAGGCACTGGGATGGCTTGCAGCGTTGCCACAGTGAGCAGCAGCAACTTCTTCTTACTCTTCCTTTTGCTGTGAACACCACATCACAAATACTAGTGAAATTACATACAACAGTAACTGATAGAGAGGTTTGAGTGCCTTCTTTTTAACTCCATTGATTGGACAGGGCCAATTACACATTTTGAATCTTATTCTCGTTGCCCATGCGAGTCTTCTTCACTGGTGGTTTCCACTCTTGGACCTACATGTCAGTGGCTCTATCTCTCCTTGATAAGCAGCCCTAAACCTCTCCGATGAGAAAAGGTAAATAGTTAGGGTGTGTGTGGATAATGAGATAGACTTTCTCATGCTTTGTCTGTGAATTCATTGATTGCCAACAAAGCACAGTGAGGTCTCCAGCACCTCCATTCACCAAAAGTGTTTCCAGCACCAAGCATGCCTCCCCAAATGGATAATTGGAGGATACGGATGGTGTATATATTTTTAAGAGTGTCGAGAAACTTCTTACCATCAGCAAGTTTCATGGCATTGCACCCCCACCATTCAATATGCAAGACAGTAAAGATCCAGAGCCACTAGAGATAGCCATCAACAAATTCTGGAAGACAGTTCCAAATTTCTTGAGGTTCAGGAGTTCAGTAGCTAAAGAAACTCATGAACACAGGTTGGCGTTCcttttttctactccctccgttccaaaatataagtcttctTAGAGATTCCAacatggactacatacggagcaaaatgagtgaatctacactctaaaatacgtctatatacatccgtatgtaatCCATATAGAAATATCTAAAAGGATttgtatttaggaacgggggGGAGTATAAGGAAAGTAGAATATGGTATTTTGTTAAATTCACCTTCACCGGAGGGACAAGCGTGTCGTCCAGCATCTCATATATCTGTACTGCGTGTCAAAGCATTGTGTGTAGGACGAAATAAGCTTGACATCAAAGAGATCCGATTACCCTAAAAAATCAAATAGATCAATCAGCTGATGCAAGTTTGCAACTGCATCAACCAGCTCACACTGTTACAATCCTACTTCATCATCTGGGGGACAAGCGTGTCGTCCAGCATCTCGTACATCGCTTCCCACCGCGGATGCATCTGATCCTTGAGAAGAACATGCGGGTCCTTTGCATCCACCATTATCTGGCTAACCCCGGGTGTCCTCCATACCTGGCTCCCCTTCATGGCCTTATACGCCCCTGCCATCTCCTCCCACATCCCACCTGACGCAAACACACTCACCAGAACCGTGTAGTAGCCTCCCAAACCCGAACCAGAGGGACCGTCAGACTTTGGAAGAGCTTCCCCCACCATTGTTCATAAAGCGTCCCACCTTGGACGCTTACGCGGCAATGCGCCCTGGAGGCACGGCCTTTGTCGACGACACTGGCGTGGCTGCAGGCTGATAACGCGGCGATGAAGGTGGTCGAGCTGGGCTTGTATCCATGTTGCAACATCTGAGCACAGGCCTGCAGCGCGTAGGAGGCACGGCCATGGTTGGCGAAGGCCCGCATCATCGATGTCCATGTGACGGGATCCTTCTCTTGTAACATGTTGAAAACTTGCCAGGCAGAGTGCAGGTCACCGCTCCTTGAATACATGGTGAGCAGAGCGTTTCCTAAGGAGGTGTCTGACAGGAGACCTCGTGTGGTAGCCAAGCCATGGATTTGCCCAACTTCAACTGTGCTCTCGGATGTAAGCAAGACACTGATCAATGTAAATCTGTCAGGGGATACTGCTGACCCGAGCATGAGAAGAAATAAACGCATGACCTCGCTCTTGTGCTTGTTATTGGCATAGCCATGGATTATGGCATTCCAGCTCACCAGGTCCTTTGCGGGCATAGAATGGAACAATCTCTGAGCCTTGTACATCTGGCCAGCGTTGGCATAAGCAGTGATCATCGCATTCCATGCCGTGGCGTCCCTGTTTTCCGGCATTCTGTCAAAGAACTCTCGTGCCATCGAAACACGGCCGTTCTGCGCTAAGCCTGTGACCATCGTTGTCCAAGAAACAGCATTCCTATCTGGCATCCTCTCGAACAGCCGAACCGCCTCGTCCACGTTCCCAGCACGGAAGAAACCAGAGATCATTATGTTCCAGGAATACACGGTCCTCTGAGGCATCCTGTCGAACAGCTCCATGGCTTCCTGAAAGTGGCCATGGTCGGCATAGGCCCTAACCATGACCGTCCATGTGATCACGTTCCTCTCCGGCATCTGGTCGAACAGCTCCCTCGCCTCCCTCAGCATCCCGCTGCGCACGTACCCCTGTAACATCGCCGTCCATGAGACGAAGTCGCGGGCCGGCATCGCGTCGAACAGCCTGCGCGCCTCCCTCATCATCCCGCTGCGCACGTACCCCTGCAACATCGCCGTCCACGAGACGACGTCGCGGGCCGGCATCACCTCAAACAGACGGCGCGCCTCGTCGACGCGCCCGGCGCGGCAGTACCCTGAGACCATGCGGGTCCACGCGCCGACGCTCTTGACCGCCATTCCGTCGAACAGCCTGCGGGCGTGGTCGACGCGGCCGGCCTTGTAGTACCCGTCAAGCATCACGGTGTCGAGACGGAGGCCGCGGGCGGCCGTGGGCGCCGCGCGGAAGAGCGCCTCCGCGCGCGGGAGGTCTCCGCAGCTCAGGTGGAGTTCGATCAGGTTGGCGTAGGCGACGGCGTCCTCGTGCGGCGTTTCGTCGAACACCGCGCGGGCAGAGCGGCGGCCGCGGTGGGCGGGAAGGGCTGTGTACGGGCTGGGGTGGTTTGCCAGGGCGCCGTGGAGGCGGAGGAATGTGGTCTGGAGGAGCGGCGGCCGGCGCCGCCGGCGAAGCGGCTGGAAGACGCGACCGAGGATCATGCTGTAAGGCGAACCTCTAATGGCGACGGTTTGTTTTGCAGATGACACCGGAATTTTATGCACGTTTAGAAAAATGGCCAACGCTCAGCGCCGGTCGACCGGCAGGAGCGTCGGATCGGTTCCCTTGTGGGCCGTTAGATGGTCTCGCACCCAGCTGTTGGATCAGCATCACTCCCTCATCCACTCTTCTCCTCCTCTCGCGTGCCTCGCACCGCGAAGCCCTTCCCATGCTGTGCTTGTGCGCCCTCGTCCGGCTGTGCTTGTGCGCCCTCGTCCGGCTGTGCTTGTGCAGCATGTTCCTTGGCTCGCCACACTCGCAGTAGCCATAGCCAGCTTGAAGCATGTCGCTTGGCTGTTGCATCTTGTCGTCTCACCGGTTGTAGCATCACGTGTCGGAATGGTCCGATTGCAGCATTGATGGATCTTGGTTTTAGCACCTCGCGTCGCTGATTGAAGCATCGTACGTTGTCAGTTGTAGCATCGGTGTCCGCATGGCCAACACACATATTGAACTAGCCGACGCCTTTTGAACCAGGAAATTCTTCTTTTTGGAGCAGTCAAAAATCTTGAGGGTGATGTCTTTGGGTCGCAAACCATGGAGCCAAGAGAACTCTTATAAAAAGGCGGCCGCGCCATTACCAATGGATACGGGCGTGGCACCAACAAAAAGATCCTTGTCCCGCTCGTTGCAGGGTGATCCAAGCCCAATCCATGGTTTTGTTGGCTCAGTCGAAGCAAACCAAAGCCATTGCAGCATAAGGGCGAAAGCAAACTTCTCAAGATTGAGGATGCCGAGGCCACCGAGAAGTTTAGGATTACACACTCGTTCCCAATTCATGTTACATTTGCCTCTTGACACCTTGTCACAACCAACCCAAAGGTAGGCACAACAGAGCTTGTCAATATATTCCCAGATCTCGGCAGGAAACTCAAGCAGCGCCATGTGATTGATGGGGATTGTAGTGAGGACCGATTCGACCAAAATAGCACGACCAGCAGAAGCGGCACGCTTCCCGGGCCATAAAGTGAGCTTACTGGCAGCTTTGTCTTTCAGGTGTTGGAAATGGACAACTTTAAGATGAGTCACCGAAAGAGTTAGCCCAAGATATTTCACAGGGAAGACTGCTCTATTGGTTGGGAAGGACTGAAGGATGTCATCAAGGTCTACACCCCCACAATTGATTGGCAAGACACTACTTTTTTGATAGTACGTAATCAAACCAGTGTCCTCGCCGAAAGAAAGCAGGGTGAAAGCGAGAATCTGAATTTCATCCTTGACCGGGGCAATCGCCACTTCATCAACAGGGTTAGTAGGGGGGTTCTTCCTCCAATAAGGTGCAGCTTCCCTTGTGTCGTTGCCTTGCTGAGGATGTGGTGGAGCGGGTCGATGGCAAGGACAAAAAGCTGGGGGAGAGGGGTTCTTCCTCCAATCGGCTCCCCAGTAAACCCATTTAGCAACACCCTAAGAGGACGAGGAGAGGAGTGTCGAAACCCAATCTCGAAAGCGACTAGGGAAGGGAAGCCATTGTGACGCAACATGTCAATGAGGAAATCCCATCTCACCGAGTCAACCTTTTTCTTGATGTCAAGCTTGAAGGGCAAGGTTGGTGATTTGTTGCAATGCAGCCGCCTGTCGAGGTTCCTAACGTACACAAATTTATCATGTATACTTCTCTTTCTTGATGAATGCACTAAGCACTAAGAGCTGAGTAGATGAAGTTATtcatgtgtgtgtgtggggggggggggggggggggggggagaggtgAGAGACTAACATCTTGGCAATGATTTTAGTAATGTCATGAATGATGCTTTTTGATCTGTACCGAgattgttagagttgtgtcgaatagtGTGTACAAGTTAGGTTACAGCTGGACTctgagttgtattgtgtttagataggatatggagtcgtgtcctaataggacacttgtatcctaggcctctcatatatagcgggggtagacacacgatgtgaCCTATGCCAAAataatagcaccggaacgcaGGGAAAGCCGGCGGTatgtg encodes:
- the LOC125553201 gene encoding pentatricopeptide repeat-containing protein At2g35030, mitochondrial-like, whose translation is MILGRVFQPLRRRRRPPLLQTTFLRLHGALANHPSPYTALPAHRGRRSARAVFDETPHEDAVAYANLIELHLSCGDLPRAEALFRAAPTAARGLRLDTVMLDGYYKAGRVDHARRLFDGMAVKSVGAWTRMVSGYCRAGRVDEARRLFEVMPARDVVSWTAMLQGYVRSGMMREARRLFDAMPARDFVSWTAMLQGYVRSGMLREARELFDQMPERNVITWTVMVRAYADHGHFQEAMELFDRMPQRTVYSWNIMISGFFRAGNVDEAVRLFERMPDRNAVSWTTMVTGLAQNGRVSMAREFFDRMPENRDATAWNAMITAYANAGQMYKAQRLFHSMPAKDLVSWNAIIHGYANNKHKSEVMRLFLLMLGSAVSPDRFTLISVLLTSESTVEVGQIHGLATTRGLLSDTSLGNALLTMYSRSGDLHSAWQVFNMLQEKDPVTWTSMMRAFANHGRASYALQACAQMLQHGYKPSSTTFIAALSACSHASVVDKGRASRAHCRVSVQGGTLYEQWWGKLFQSLTVPLVRVWEATTRFW
- the LOC125553198 gene encoding pentatricopeptide repeat-containing protein At2g35030, mitochondrial-like gives rise to the protein MSRAFPRRRRRRLLLRPSLHAVFSRLHGAFANRADQYPRAPARRDLHTADDQVRAVLDERPRRDAVAYAATIGLHLRSRDLPRAQAPASARGPHPDTVTLDGHLKAGRVDRARRLFDGMAVKSVAAWTSMVSGYCRAGRVDEARKLFDAMPARNVVSWTAMAQGYARSGMLREARELFDQMPERNVVTWTVMVKAYADHGHFQEAMELFDRMPQRNPYSWSAMISGFLRAGKVDEAVRLFERMPGRNVVSWTTMVTGLAQNGRVSMAREFFDRMPRNKDIAAWNAMVTAYANDGQMNEARRLFDSMPAKNLVSWNALIHGYAKDERKDEVIGLFLLMLRSAVSPDITTLISVLVTSNSTVEVEQIHGFATTRGLLSDTSLGNALITMYSRSGDLRSAWQAFKMLQEKDAITWTSMMQAFANHGRASYALQAFAQMLRHGYKTSSTTFTAVLSACSHAGLVDKGRAIFASVRRYGLEPTIEHHTCLVDILGRAGHVREAMKIVAAMPLDMRDDAVLRTLLGACMMHNEVDAAREVGEALAKSDGPPGSDSDGYYKVLANVFGSGGRWEEMAGVWKAMKGSNVRRTPGVSQIVVDARTHMFFSRDQGHPQCAEIYEMLDDALVPQMMKKDRPTETV
- the LOC125553200 gene encoding pantoate--beta-alanine ligase, encoding MAAVAGEPEVIRDKAAMRAWSRRQRAEGKTVVLVPTMGFLHEGHLSLVSAAAAVPGPVAVVVSIYVNPSQFAPSEDLATYPSDLAGDLRKLASTGAVHAVFNPPDLYYRGAAVSGRPAEAPGGAAASSCLEAGGDGHETWIRVERLEKGLCGASRPVFFRGVATVVAKLFNVVEPDVAMFGKKDYQQWRLICRMVRDLDFAVEILGSEIVREADGLAMSSRNVRLSPEEREKALSISRSLVNARTAALNNSNSASEHIKDQIVQTLTEAGGRVDYVEIVEQESLVPVEMIDRPVVICVAAWFGKVRLIDNIEIHMQS